The genomic window tgaaaaatactgaataaaaatttattattttaaaacataaaatctaatatagatatatatgtatatatataatatataaaaataaataaaaaataatatatttttacaaatatgtattttataaaaataatataatttataatttaaacactgaaaaaaatttcaaataatttttctaaaaataatactaatttttacttaaaaaaatttaaaaaatatatatatcgtatttaaaaaaaaattgaaaaaaaaaatttaactaattttctaCCGGCATCGGCCCACTGTGCTTACGCAAGAGCAGGCGCCAGCGCGATGCCGTAGCCGACGTAGTTTTTAAGTGTGTGCACTTGCACTCACACTCATGCGCCGCTACACTCAGACTTGAGTGAATTGCGCTAAGTGCGGACAATTCAGAATCGCGACagcagaaatcaaaaaatgcgaaaatatgaaacattcaaaaaaaataaataaaaacacaaaagtgTAAACAGCACAAAGGCATGTGCATAAAACATACAAGTTCTGACAGTTAAagaatttgcaacaaaaaaccGCATTGAATGCTACAAAGCTAAGCAGCCACacatatcaacaacaacaacaacaacaacaacaacaacaaaaatcagaaaTCAGCGTTGAAACGACATAACtcaaaaatttcagtttgggttatatttgtttgtgcattgcttgtttattttaataaatttgagttCTCTACGTAAGTGAAAACTTATTCGCAACTGCCTCTAGTAGCTAAGTTAGGCTTAGTAATCTGAAATAGTGTATTTGAATACTATGGAACTGAAATTGATATTGATTAGTGCACGAGCACTCTTTATGAGAGcaataaacaacacaaataaacaATTGAGTTGACTCGGCAGCGCTCGTGAGGTGCATACAAATTATTAGGGTGAACAAAAAATTGCAGGAATGAGAGGCCGCTGAAGTCGTGCatggaattatttttaatttaaattttattagctCTCAACTGAGTATGATTACAAGACGCTTTTATGAGACAGGCCCTGATAATTCAACTGTTCAACAATCTACCCAATGGCGCCGCAAAAATGTGCTGAAACCGAAAACAGCACGTCAAAGGAgagtaaaaatcaaaatgctcATTTATTTCTTTGATTTCTGTTCGTTCGTTCCACAGAGCCAATCCATCAAAAAGGCACAAATAATCATAAACGATCATATGTACACGGTACAAGGTATTTAAGGTCacaaaattcatgaattttttagAACAATAATGCACCGTCCGATTCTAGTTTGATTGTGGTTGTGTTTTTGGCCAGAATTAAACGAGAGTCAACGTGTAAAGTCCATAGAAACCATCATAAGCCTTTCACTGAAAGCAATTAAGTTCATCCGAGTCCTATGTAAAGCAAACGGAATCTATTTAGAAGGCGGTACTAAAGATCTttgttaaattatataaaaatgtacattttttttatcagtctgggtcaaatttgatcagatgggaTTTCTGAAGTCGTTATCGATTAGTCATTTCTATGCGCGCTAAATGTTCTTGCTTTATTTAGTTCAGCAATATTTAAGGTTCAAGCACCAACAAAGTTATCCACTTGAATTCCATACAGGAGAGTAGGTCATCAAAGTGCTATACTGTGTTCCAAGAATTTTTGACTGACTTTAAAAACTTAGAACTAGAAATAACGAGTGATGCAAGTAGAGATATTTTTAATACCATTTTTTCGGCATCGTCCAGCCTCTCGGACAGGCGTTCCATACGCTCATTTTACGTCGACGCTTTGAGgtgatttgtgggccggtggaatcatccaacatattcatatttcttcaaagataATGCCGCtgtgaacgtaaccgtcaatagctACCTTTATCGCGCGATGATAACCGCCTATTTGATGCCTGTAATTGAATCTTGTTATCTCGatgacatttgatttcaacaaatCGGTGCCACttcacacacatcgcatcaatcaaaggatgtattgagagaacacttcggtgatcaagccttggagcaaaacataacacgtgtcattcgcctattaccagtcgaaatgctcgaatgagtcatcaaaaattggatttaaaGAATGATAATCTTTGCAAGGTATAAACTCCTACTTTTTCAAGATTTGTATATTCGAAATAATTTACAGTTAGAAAATTTTGGTACACAGatacaaatgtttttaaaattctttaaaacacACTGCACACACCAAAAATATACTGATGAAaccatatccatacatacatatatccagttttcacaataaatttttaagcaaatatatttctaagttttcaaaagttgtcTCAAACCAACTTTATGCTTACCCTAATGCATACGCCTCTATATCACgtcaaaaatttatgaataatttaatattatttaatgctTGACCTCAAGAGACAGCAATTCAGACATTTGAACTTCATATCATACTGATAGCAATGCTGTAATTCAGTACATAAAGCGGCCCTCAAGTGAGTGCTTCGACTCGTTAGACAATAACACTTCCGCAACTCTTCGTGTGCCTattaattattgaatatttgtGTAACATTTTCGCGCTGTCTACACTCAAAAGCGATGCTTGAGACTTGCTTGATAACCTTGACATTAGCAGGTGTTATAGCTGGACTCATATACGGGTTTCTAACATGGAACCTCCATTACTGGGAAAAGCGTGGCATAAAACAAGCGAAATCCTATACGTTTGTGGGCTCATTTCCCAGCACATTCTCGCATCAACGGAATATAGCTTATGATTTCGATGATATTTACAGGTAAGTTggcaattaattgaaaaaatatatatattaaaatatacttcCACTAGAGCTTATAAACAAGCCGAGAATTTTGTCGGGGTTTTAATGATGCGCACTCCAAAACTGTTAGTGCTGAATCCTGCTGTGGTACAGAAAATTTTCGTTACggatttccaaaattttcacgATAATGAGATTTCACAAAAAGTTTGTATTtctcattaaatatttattcacgCACTTTTGTATAAACTTTTGTTCTATCCCCTTTAGGTCGACGAAAAGAGTGACTTTATTTTCGCTAATAACCCATTTGTATTAACTGGCTCTAAATGGAAAGAGCGTAGAATGGAAATCGTACCCGCTATGACACCAAATAGAGTGAGTTATTTAATGAGAGGTTTTGTTCTCTAAACtattttttggtattgattCCCTGAAACAGTTTcacagttaattttttttggtatatttttattgaacgaGACAAAATCGTTGACTTCGGTTGCGTCATTCCAAAAATTtctttgatcgttcagtttgtatggcaattaTGTGATATCgtgattcgatctgaagagtTTCATCCGATTTTGTAACGctcttttggaaaataatctaatCTTTGCCCACTTTCATGATGACTTGTAGTCTTATAAGAATATTTTCCATACatgaacttgatttcgatcctTCAGTTTTTGGGGCACAGTGAtgcgatatcggcggttccggcAAATAATCAGATTCTTGAGTAGAAAAGCACGTCCCAAAAACTGAGATTAAGTTAGGTTCGATGGCTAATCTAGAGATATCGCACGTGGTgtgctatatgtagtcctttgtgaagccatagaaaagaagaattgCTGTGTTCGAACTttttaaattagcaaaacgcttagcaCCCTAATTTGCATGTGTTTCTAATTTCCATATTAGGTATACGCTCCTAAGTGCTTAAGTCTTAACCTCCCAAACGCAGGACAGTCACGAAGgaagtattgagttgtttccacttCACCTTCTTCTGTACAGGTTCTGCGGACGGCGTCTGGTAAGAATCCCAGCCTTACAGTATGGACGCCAATAGAGCAATATTAAAacccccacaactagggagaggctagcttTTCTGCGGGCAAAGAGATCAACTTGCGTCGATCTTGGGCTAATAGGATTTTGCAACAGCACATGTACCGATGGTGAGCTAGTGCTGGCCAAGCTCCAGCTAACCTAACCTTACTAACAACTGAAAGACTTATTTGCATATAGACGTTTAATTAACTCAACCCGTCATGCCGATTAAAAGTTCTTTCTAGCTGCTAGAaacttcttcaaatttttagaaaagCTTTCCTTATTTTTGACTAATCGAAATTGGTTTTggtttatatgtatagtaaacaACAATATGTATAATAAGAACAGATTACTTAATCACTTTTGTCTGTAGAGGCTGGATCATAACTGTGTTACTCGTATAATATATTTCTCGTCGGCACCAGACAGAACTCAATGCTCCAACAGAGCTGACGGAGTAGTTCAAGTATCCCACTTCGCTAGTCTCTTGATTTGACTCCAACTTTTTTGGactttactatatatatttcgATGTCCAGATTCCTTCTTTAGGATAGAGTAGATCGAATTTTCCATTGATTGCCTTGTGAATCCCAGTCGATAGCATTCCTGGTGATTGCGTCTGGATTTCGTCTCAGAACATACCGcattttttttggagaaataCGGCCCATGGGGGTGTTTTATTTGTGCGTGACTATAAATTCGTGTTAAAGACGGTGCCGAGCCAGAAAATGCGGCAAATATTGCGAAGACATCGGTTAGTGAAAACTTGCAGCTTTCGAATGTCAGAGGCTGCTAGATTCCAGGTTTCGTAGCCTTATAGAAGTGTAAACTTAACATTGGTGTTGAATGCTTTTTTAATAGCATATTTTCTTTAGATTCGTTTGGGCTACAGTATCATGTATCCAGCTAAGTGCAAAAATGTTAAGCGTAGATCTATTTCAAGCCGATTTTATATgctcaaaacaaatatttgtcttCAGGAGATGGCTTAAGAAGAAGTTGGGTCCTCATTTGCCAAGGCAGATATGTAGATATGTGGTGCGACAAAGAATCAATGACTATATATCATATACAGTTAGATTTGGAAAATGAATTTCCGTTAACATTTCCTCATAAATCAAAATTAGAGCGCTTATAATACGGAAAATGACAATCACTTCCTGACTTTGTCATGtgaagtttttataatttttcaagacTTTAATCTAACACTTTCAGATAAAAGCCGCCTATCCAATCACCTTGGATGTATGCCAACGTCTAATACGCTACATCAAAGAGCAAACTAAGATTAGCGGCACCGAAGGTTTGGACACCACAgaggtaaaaaattaaaaatgaaaaaaagattcaacccatataacggtatttttcGCAGCTCTTCTTGCGCTACACATCCGAGGTTGTCAGCGAATGCGTTTTGGGCATTCGTGCAAACAGTTTCGGCAACGAGTCATCGCCAATTTATGCcaatacgaaaaaaatattcagtcaAACctatatttttcgattttatcaACTGCTTAACGGGTTCTTCCCCGCGATGGATCGTTTCTACAAAATGCGTTTCTTTCCCAAAGATGTTGAAGATTTCTTCATCGGCATAACGCAGAAAACAATCGATTTGCGGCATAAGCAAGATGTGGAAAAAGccgattttattaattatatgttGCAACTGCAGCGGAAACGAAATATATCCACGCCGGAGGTAACGTCGCATGTGATGACCTACATAACTGATGGctttttaacaacaacaacggctaTAACACATTGTTTGCTGCTGGTAAGAACTTTACAGGTGTATGTGATTTCTGAATAACACGAAGATAATGATCGATTACGCTCTTGCAGCTCGCACGCTACGAAGACAAACAGCGTCAATTACGCCAAGAAATTGCGCAGAATCTGGATGCAGATGGCAACTTGAGCTTCGAAGTGCTCTCGGATTTGCCATACTTAGATGCTTGCTTACACggtttgtatataatatagtacatatgtatatatatagtacatatattaaatagctaatatacttatatagagGCCTTAAGAATATTTTCGCCGATACTCTTTAACAAAAAGCTGTGCACGAACTCTTGTGAGCTGGTTAATAAAGACGGCAGTATTTTGAAAGTGGAAAAAAATGACGTCATTTTGATACCAGCACACTCCATACATCACGATGAAAGCATCTACGAGGAACCAGAGTTATTTAAACCAGAGCGTTTTCTACCCGAAAATGGTGGCTTAAAAAGTTTTCGCGATAGGGGCGTGTTCTTGGCGTTCGGTGATGGACCACGTGTGTGTCTAGGTAAGTGGTAATGCTTGTGGAGAAATTGTATATACAGAATATTATATGAGTACGGTAAGTGGCAGGTCATACGGTTTCCGGAACTCTAACTTCTTTTATAACACTTTCTTTTTGAATACTAAACTCAAACCGTCTTACTTTGCTAGCCTTAAAACAGTTCTCTATAATTATAGTTATTGTTTCTGACGTGTATGAACTCGTGATCAGACGAATAGTCGCCACCAGCTTCGGTTTGACATGGCCAGTCACCTAAAGAGTTGTTTCGAGAgtaagagaaagagagagagctTTATGAAACTTTACTTTGGAAAAACTGTGGAAGATTTTTATGTTGCCAACTTTTCGTCCCACATTTGCATACCTACTTTTTACACAAATATCTTAGATCTCAGTAACACTACCATAAACTCTGTTAGCAGCAGTCAGTTTTCGAAATGACAACTTCAAACGATTTTTAATTGTTGTAAACAGACTGGAGAAAACAAAGACTGGAGACTGAGTATATTCTATATACTAGTCCACTTGTTTAATAATTAGCAATTTATCGAGGAAGAGAAAAAATGAAAGAGAGCAACTTATGTCACAACCAGCTCTCAAATCGATCACCGTGAGAGAGCAGTGAGGACTCCCCaaaatatgtaaagcaaatGTTTTCAAACCCTATTGCAAAGTTCCCGATCTCTTGGAccatatactaaaaaaatcagaaataataattataaagagCGTAAGTGataaagagaaagagagaagtCTAAATCATAATCAGTTCTAAGCCAGCATTTGAGAGAGAACTCGA from Bactrocera tryoni isolate S06 chromosome 5, CSIRO_BtryS06_freeze2, whole genome shotgun sequence includes these protein-coding regions:
- the LOC120777410 gene encoding probable cytochrome P450 28d1 codes for the protein MLETCLITLTLAGVIAGLIYGFLTWNLHYWEKRGIKQAKSYTFVGSFPSTFSHQRNIAYDFDDIYRAYKQAENFVGVLMMRTPKLLVLNPAVVQKIFVTDFQNFHDNEISQKVDEKSDFIFANNPFVLTGSKWKERRMEIVPAMTPNRIKAAYPITLDVCQRLIRYIKEQTKISGTEGLDTTELFLRYTSEVVSECVLGIRANSFGNESSPIYANTKKIFSQTYIFRFYQLLNGFFPAMDRFYKMRFFPKDVEDFFIGITQKTIDLRHKQDVEKADFINYMLQLQRKRNISTPEVTSHVMTYITDGFLTTTTAITHCLLLLARYEDKQRQLRQEIAQNLDADGNLSFEVLSDLPYLDACLHEALRIFSPILFNKKLCTNSCELVNKDGSILKVEKNDVILIPAHSIHHDESIYEEPELFKPERFLPENGGLKSFRDRGVFLAFGDGPRVCLGMRFAHTQSKAAIAEIVRNFVIKPNPKTRTDNTLTKDSFFGSLEGGVWLDFESIDSK